A DNA window from Thermodesulfatator atlanticus DSM 21156 contains the following coding sequences:
- the nth gene encoding endonuclease III, whose translation MPRKTKKKTASKKAPKELSPEEKKRLEEVIRRLKEAYPHAKIALKFSNPLELLVATILSAQCTDERVNQVTENLFKKYRSAKDYATAPLEELSQDIRPTGFYQQKAKYIKECARKIIDEFGGEVPRTMEDMLKLPGVARKTANIVLYNAYGIVEGIPVDTHVRRLAQRLGFTQEKNPDKIEKDLQAIVPREDWGLIAYVLQAHGREVCKARKPLCEKCVVKDLCPSKGKV comes from the coding sequence ATGCCACGCAAAACCAAGAAAAAGACTGCCTCAAAAAAGGCTCCCAAAGAACTATCCCCTGAAGAGAAAAAACGGCTTGAAGAAGTCATTAGGCGCCTTAAAGAGGCCTATCCTCACGCCAAAATCGCCCTTAAGTTCAGCAATCCCCTTGAGCTTTTGGTGGCCACAATCCTTTCGGCCCAATGCACTGACGAACGCGTAAATCAGGTAACAGAAAATCTCTTTAAGAAGTATCGCTCAGCGAAAGATTATGCCACTGCCCCTTTGGAAGAGCTTTCTCAGGACATTAGGCCCACAGGCTTTTATCAGCAAAAGGCCAAGTACATTAAAGAATGTGCACGTAAAATAATAGACGAATTCGGCGGAGAAGTCCCGCGCACCATGGAAGACATGTTAAAACTCCCTGGCGTTGCGCGCAAAACCGCAAACATTGTGCTTTATAACGCCTATGGCATTGTGGAAGGCATACCAGTTGATACCCATGTAAGACGGCTGGCCCAGCGCCTTGGTTTCACCCAGGAAAAAAATCCAGACAAAATCGAAAAAGACCTTCAGGCAATTGTGCCCAGGGAAGACTGGGGCCTCATTGCCTATGTTTTGCAGGCCCATGGGCGCGAGGTGTGTAAAGCCCGCAAACCGCTATGTGAAAAGTGCGTGGTAAAGGATTTGTGCCCCAGTAAAGGTAAGGTTTAG